A genomic stretch from Anaerococcus mediterraneensis includes:
- the glsA gene encoding glutaminase A, giving the protein MIFDRREIDLRIRRSIIKSEKVKGDGQVASYIPELLNVDPETFALAITSTTGDCFTYGDTGHIFSIQSISKILNLLLALHDNNLEEVFNKVGSEPTKYEFNSLVPIEDKPANPFINAGAITTSSMILGNSVEERFERILDFYKKVSADDKAKLLEAIYESEMETSDRNKAIAYYLKSKNIIDRNPDRVLDLYTRSCSIGTDVKFLSHFGAVLANRGYGLKQSISLIPESIVAVVVSQMASCGMYENSGDYLMNVGIPSKSGVSGAILAIVPGVCGIGVYSPRLDKTGNSVRGKELLKILSYELGLNIFIK; this is encoded by the coding sequence ATGATTTTTGATAGACGAGAAATCGACCTTAGGATCCGAAGATCTATTATAAAAAGTGAAAAAGTTAAAGGAGATGGCCAGGTAGCATCCTATATACCAGAGCTATTAAATGTTGATCCTGAGACCTTTGCCCTAGCTATCACATCTACCACTGGAGATTGCTTTACCTACGGGGATACTGGTCATATTTTTTCTATCCAGTCCATATCTAAAATCCTAAATCTCTTGCTTGCCCTCCACGATAATAACCTAGAAGAAGTTTTTAATAAGGTCGGCAGCGAGCCAACAAAGTATGAATTTAATTCCCTAGTACCCATAGAGGATAAGCCGGCAAATCCCTTTATAAATGCAGGGGCTATCACTACTAGCTCTATGATCTTGGGCAATAGTGTAGAGGAAAGATTTGAAAGGATTCTTGATTTTTATAAGAAGGTTTCAGCTGATGATAAGGCAAAACTTTTAGAGGCTATCTATGAGTCAGAAATGGAAACATCAGATAGGAACAAGGCCATAGCCTATTATCTAAAGAGCAAAAATATCATAGATAGGAATCCTGATAGGGTGCTTGACTTATACACTAGGTCCTGCTCTATAGGTACTGATGTCAAATTCCTATCACATTTTGGGGCGGTCCTTGCCAACAGGGGCTACGGTCTAAAGCAAAGTATATCCTTGATACCGGAGTCTATAGTTGCAGTTGTGGTAAGCCAGATGGCCTCTTGTGGTATGTATGAAAACTCAGGAGACTATCTGATGAATGTAGGCATCCCTTCAAAATCTGGTGTCTCTGGGGCAATCCTTGCAATTGTCCCTGGTGTTTGTGGGATAGGAGTATATTCTCCTAGACTAGATAAGACGGGCAACTCTGTCAGGGGCAAGGAGCTTTTGAAAATTTTATCCTATGAGCTTGGCCTAAATATTTTTATAAAATAA
- a CDS encoding DUF1002 domain-containing protein, which translates to MKKKILALIMGLSIGLSSIAYAGSFDTNKDDVIYGVALDRQQRKIVDNAVDIDSNEYNIGTVNGQDLKKYLGYGTEDYNMISSVIVKRGKKGSGIRVYIKTPGNISQITEAQYTNAAITAGLTDAEILVASPKPVTGESALVGVYKSEELHGQNVDTDRTKIAQDELKTVIDVSKENENKDGFDSKKLDEAVIEVKQNLADYKEKNGETASEEQIGTYVINALKNVDMDKVLSENNINVLVNYFSSYQNSSAIDSAEVRDNLIKLAKDIGGKANKFYTDNKDSIDKFAKDNKENFDKIAKDAKESGLLDKFIGFLKDIFNSIIQVFSSKDDNSGQ; encoded by the coding sequence ATGAAAAAGAAAATTTTAGCCCTTATTATGGGGCTTTCCATAGGCCTATCATCCATAGCCTACGCAGGTAGTTTTGATACAAACAAGGATGATGTCATCTACGGTGTAGCCCTAGATAGGCAGCAGAGAAAAATTGTAGACAATGCTGTAGATATAGATTCAAACGAATACAATATAGGCACAGTCAATGGCCAGGATTTAAAAAAATACCTAGGCTATGGGACAGAAGACTATAACATGATATCATCAGTCATAGTCAAAAGAGGAAAAAAGGGATCAGGTATAAGAGTTTATATAAAAACCCCAGGCAATATTTCCCAAATCACCGAGGCCCAATACACAAATGCTGCCATAACAGCAGGTCTTACAGATGCAGAGATTCTTGTAGCAAGTCCAAAGCCAGTTACTGGTGAGTCAGCCCTAGTTGGGGTTTATAAATCAGAAGAACTCCACGGTCAAAATGTCGACACAGACAGGACAAAAATTGCCCAAGACGAGCTAAAAACAGTCATAGATGTCAGCAAGGAAAATGAAAACAAAGATGGCTTTGACAGTAAAAAACTAGATGAGGCGGTCATAGAAGTCAAACAAAATTTGGCAGACTATAAGGAAAAAAATGGAGAGACAGCATCAGAAGAACAAATAGGAACCTATGTCATAAATGCCCTTAAAAATGTAGACATGGACAAGGTCCTTTCAGAAAATAATATCAATGTCTTGGTAAACTATTTTTCTTCCTACCAAAATAGTTCGGCTATAGATTCTGCAGAGGTTAGGGATAATCTAATCAAGCTTGCCAAGGATATTGGTGGCAAGGCCAACAAGTTTTATACAGATAATAAAGATTCTATAGATAAATTTGCCAAAGATAACAAAGAAAATTTCGACAAGATAGCAAAGGATGCCAAAGAATCAGGACTTTTGGATAAATTTATAGGGTTTTTGAAGGATATATTTAACTCTATAATCCAAGTATTTTCATCAAAAGATGATAATTCTGGTCAATAG
- a CDS encoding amino acid ABC transporter ATP-binding protein, with product MSILTVNNLEKKFGDNQVLRDINLQVEKGEVVTIIGSSGSGKSTLLRCLNLLEEPTGGEILYKDKNILEHSFDRRKYRSQVGMVFQNFNLFANKNILENCMIGQEKVLGRNKDEAKKTAIKYLESVGMAQYVNAKPSQISGGQKQRVAIARALCMDPEILLFDEPTSALDPETVGEVLDVMTSLAKSGMTMVVVTHEMDFARDVSDRVLFMDKGIILEDGDAKDIFENPKHERTREFLKRFLDN from the coding sequence ATGTCAATACTCACGGTAAATAATTTAGAGAAAAAATTCGGTGACAACCAAGTCCTAAGAGATATAAATCTACAAGTAGAAAAGGGCGAAGTTGTGACAATAATAGGTTCTTCTGGATCAGGAAAATCAACCCTACTTCGTTGCCTAAACCTCCTAGAAGAGCCAACAGGCGGAGAAATTTTATACAAGGATAAAAATATCTTAGAACATTCTTTCGACAGAAGAAAATACAGGTCACAAGTTGGCATGGTTTTTCAAAACTTCAATCTTTTTGCCAACAAAAATATCCTAGAAAACTGTATGATTGGTCAGGAAAAAGTCCTAGGAAGGAACAAAGATGAGGCCAAAAAAACGGCCATCAAATACCTAGAATCTGTAGGCATGGCCCAATATGTAAATGCCAAGCCAAGCCAAATCTCTGGTGGACAAAAACAAAGGGTGGCTATAGCCCGTGCCCTCTGTATGGATCCTGAGATCCTACTTTTCGATGAGCCAACCAGCGCTCTTGACCCAGAAACCGTAGGAGAAGTTTTGGATGTAATGACAAGTCTTGCAAAAAGCGGTATGACAATGGTAGTTGTTACCCACGAGATGGACTTTGCTAGAGATGTATCTGATAGGGTACTCTTTATGGATAAGGGTATAATCCTAGAAGACGGAGATGCAAAAGACATCTTTGAAAATCCAAAACACGAAAGGACAAGAGAATTCTTGAAGAGATTCTTAGATAATTGA
- a CDS encoding C40 family peptidase — protein MYKKYKTSIAALLIFSGIFLSKVAYADSVMINKEVAESSNFYEEVDGSVRPFGFIDQTDLYNLISEDDLYYKIEYKGKIGYVDKNHFYKLNHTALVNETDLRKDPDDDSEPMTSYKLMPDTKLTILEFVGVDDFVKVSYEQNRFNNEYINVRQKEDRDQLIRSLTDSDRTIPVETIGNNNLPDTVTVDDAIANSEEKIGYVHFKDLAISYRSQDLIDKYVEYYRLLNASKTYVQTPNFDNGPIYDLGENQHFDATSRIENIEIHMTGSQTGIDLYSYACQFLGRPYVFGGEDLVNGIDCSGFTMRVYQTIGIGLPHFAQSQQRYGLEIPFGEEQAGDLVFFGTSLYNITHVGIADGYGNMVHASSPRTGIIISPIRNPISIKRIIY, from the coding sequence ATGTATAAAAAATATAAGACATCTATCGCTGCCCTTTTGATTTTTTCGGGAATCTTTTTATCAAAAGTAGCCTATGCTGATAGCGTTATGATAAATAAGGAAGTAGCCGAAAGCTCAAATTTTTATGAAGAAGTTGACGGATCTGTCAGACCCTTTGGTTTTATAGATCAAACCGATCTTTATAATCTCATAAGCGAAGATGATTTGTATTATAAAATTGAATATAAGGGCAAGATTGGCTATGTAGATAAAAATCATTTCTACAAGCTAAACCACACAGCCCTGGTAAATGAAACAGACCTCAGAAAAGATCCTGATGATGACTCTGAGCCTATGACTAGCTACAAGCTTATGCCAGATACAAAGCTAACCATACTAGAATTTGTAGGTGTTGATGATTTTGTAAAAGTCTCCTACGAACAAAATAGGTTTAACAACGAATATATAAATGTCAGGCAAAAAGAAGATAGGGACCAGCTTATTAGGTCACTTACAGATAGTGATAGGACTATACCAGTCGAAACTATAGGCAATAATAATCTACCAGATACCGTCACAGTTGATGATGCCATAGCCAATAGCGAAGAAAAAATAGGCTATGTCCATTTTAAAGACTTGGCCATCTCCTACAGGAGTCAAGACCTAATAGATAAATATGTAGAATATTATAGGCTCTTAAATGCCTCAAAAACCTATGTCCAAACACCAAATTTTGACAATGGCCCTATCTATGACCTAGGAGAAAACCAACATTTTGATGCTACTAGCCGCATAGAAAATATAGAAATCCACATGACAGGGTCTCAAACAGGTATAGATCTTTATTCCTATGCCTGCCAATTTTTAGGAAGGCCATATGTCTTTGGCGGAGAGGACTTGGTAAATGGTATCGACTGCTCAGGTTTTACCATGAGAGTCTACCAAACAATAGGCATTGGCCTACCACACTTTGCCCAAAGCCAACAAAGATACGGGCTAGAAATCCCATTTGGCGAGGAGCAAGCAGGAGATTTGGTATTTTTTGGCACTAGCCTTTACAATATCACCCACGTTGGTATAGCAGATGGCTATGGCAATATGGTCCACGCCTCATCTCCAAGGACAGGCATAATCATAAGTCCAATTAGAAACCCTATTTCTATAAAAAGAATAATTTATTAA
- a CDS encoding GNAT family N-acetyltransferase — MKDIKIVFNKNEKRSEAYDGDKQIGMCEYREDGENINIYHTEVDPNYGGMGLASKLLDEVVDAARNENIKIIPTCSYAVKKFDEDPKYEDVDAR; from the coding sequence ATGAAAGATATAAAAATTGTTTTTAATAAGAATGAAAAAAGATCCGAAGCTTACGACGGTGATAAGCAAATTGGCATGTGCGAATATAGAGAGGATGGTGAAAATATAAATATATACCATACAGAGGTAGATCCAAACTACGGTGGTATGGGCTTGGCTTCCAAGCTTTTGGATGAAGTCGTAGATGCTGCTAGGAATGAGAATATAAAAATAATCCCTACCTGCTCCTATGCAGTCAAAAAATTTGACGAGGACCCTAAATATGAGGATGTAGATGCTAGATAA
- a CDS encoding PTS transporter subunit IIC, producing MKEFLHKKGISLDPRVYFIDALGAMAFGLFASLLIGTIINSVGKIFAISFLTERIWPLASAGAGPAIATAIAYSLGAPKLVLFANTIVGLGAYELGGPVGVFVASVFAVEFGKLVSKTTKLDIIVTPLVTILVGVILGDAIGPYVANFMSMVGSFIVRATELQPFFMGIIISVLIGVALTLPISSAAICMMLSLSGLAAGAATVGCCCQMVGFAVISYKDNGLEGLFAQGLGTSMFQVPNTIKNPWIWLPPTLASAILGPVSTLVFKMENIPLGAGMGTSGLVGQIGTLQAMEGANISTLLVKILVLQIILPAILSLIIYKLMKNKNLIKDGDMKIEF from the coding sequence ATGAAAGAATTTTTACACAAAAAAGGTATCAGCCTAGATCCTAGGGTATATTTTATAGACGCCCTAGGAGCTATGGCCTTTGGTTTATTTGCATCCCTACTCATAGGGACAATTATAAACTCTGTAGGCAAGATTTTTGCCATAAGTTTTTTAACTGAGAGGATTTGGCCTTTGGCAAGTGCCGGGGCAGGACCGGCCATAGCAACAGCTATAGCCTATAGTCTTGGGGCACCAAAATTAGTTTTATTTGCCAACACCATAGTTGGACTTGGGGCCTATGAGCTTGGGGGACCAGTTGGAGTTTTTGTCGCATCAGTTTTTGCGGTAGAATTTGGCAAACTCGTATCAAAAACAACCAAACTTGATATCATAGTCACACCCCTAGTTACAATCTTGGTTGGGGTTATCTTAGGAGACGCCATTGGACCTTATGTAGCGAATTTTATGTCCATGGTCGGCAGCTTTATAGTAAGGGCTACTGAACTTCAGCCATTTTTTATGGGAATAATTATCTCAGTCCTAATAGGTGTTGCCCTAACCTTGCCTATATCATCAGCTGCTATCTGCATGATGCTTTCCCTATCTGGTCTTGCAGCAGGAGCGGCGACTGTTGGCTGCTGTTGTCAGATGGTTGGTTTTGCAGTTATTTCTTATAAAGACAATGGCCTTGAGGGACTTTTTGCCCAAGGGCTTGGGACTTCTATGTTTCAAGTGCCAAATACAATAAAAAATCCTTGGATCTGGCTACCACCAACCCTTGCTTCTGCAATCCTTGGACCAGTCTCAACCCTAGTATTCAAGATGGAAAATATCCCACTCGGAGCAGGCATGGGCACAAGCGGCCTTGTAGGACAAATCGGGACTTTGCAGGCAATGGAGGGGGCAAATATTTCTACACTTTTGGTAAAAATATTAGTCCTACAAATTATCTTGCCAGCCATCCTTTCCTTGATCATCTATAAGCTTATGAAAAATAAAAACCTGATCAAAGATGGGGATATGAAAATAGAATTTTAG
- a CDS encoding ABC transporter substrate-binding protein/permease, whose product MKRLLNFLLAIILLFPVGNAHASEDVLRVGMEVNYAPYNFSEVDDKNGGYPVANSNGEYANGYDVRFAENIAKHLGKKLEIYKIEWDGLIPALTSGKIDAILAGMSPTDERRAQIDFSLPYYRAVMCVVVPKDSKYIDAKSINDFKGAKITGQLGTFHADMVDQMEGVIKQEPMDSFPTMIAATNAGTIDGYVSEVAGAESAISSNPNLTYITFDDENNFVTSDDDTTVAVGIAKGSPLTEEINAYLKDLDIDAVQEETMKEMVAITTKDEHPKSFIQEVKDIWGKYSSLFLKGVVNTLFIAILSTILGFIIGLLVAIIRKIEVNKKSNAIGYYAHKVVNAILSIYVEIFRGTPMMVQSVIIFYGLKQYFDIDLSTMFAAILIVSINTGAYLSEVVRGGINAVDSGQFEACKAIGLTNWQAMTNIILPQTIKTILPSLGNEFVINIKDTSVLNVISVTELFFMSKSVAGSTYQYFPTYLITAVIYLVLTFTITRILLLLERRLNDKDFILESSTGAKNVNTHGK is encoded by the coding sequence ATGAAAAGATTGTTGAATTTCTTGCTTGCAATCATTTTGCTTTTCCCTGTAGGAAATGCCCATGCGAGCGAAGATGTGCTAAGAGTTGGTATGGAGGTTAACTACGCTCCTTATAACTTCTCAGAGGTGGATGATAAAAACGGCGGCTATCCAGTTGCCAATTCTAATGGCGAGTATGCCAATGGTTATGATGTTAGGTTTGCAGAAAATATTGCAAAACACCTTGGCAAAAAACTTGAGATCTACAAGATCGAATGGGATGGACTTATTCCTGCCCTTACCAGTGGCAAGATCGATGCAATCCTTGCAGGTATGAGTCCAACAGATGAAAGACGTGCACAAATAGATTTCTCCCTCCCATATTATAGGGCAGTGATGTGTGTAGTTGTACCAAAAGATTCTAAATACATAGATGCCAAATCTATAAATGATTTTAAAGGAGCAAAGATCACAGGCCAGCTTGGTACCTTCCACGCTGATATGGTTGATCAAATGGAGGGAGTTATAAAACAAGAACCAATGGACTCCTTCCCTACTATGATTGCAGCTACAAATGCTGGTACTATTGACGGATATGTATCAGAGGTTGCCGGCGCAGAATCTGCTATATCATCAAATCCTAACCTAACCTATATAACTTTTGATGATGAAAACAACTTTGTAACAAGCGATGATGATACAACTGTAGCAGTAGGTATCGCCAAAGGCTCTCCTCTAACAGAAGAGATTAACGCCTACCTAAAAGACCTAGATATAGATGCAGTCCAAGAAGAAACCATGAAGGAAATGGTGGCAATAACCACAAAAGATGAGCATCCAAAATCCTTTATCCAAGAGGTAAAAGATATTTGGGGCAAGTATTCATCACTATTTTTGAAGGGTGTTGTAAATACTTTATTTATAGCAATCTTATCTACAATTTTAGGTTTTATAATAGGCTTATTAGTAGCTATAATCAGAAAAATCGAAGTAAACAAAAAATCCAATGCCATAGGCTACTATGCCCACAAAGTTGTAAATGCTATTTTGAGTATTTATGTAGAGATTTTTAGGGGTACACCAATGATGGTCCAATCCGTTATAATCTTCTACGGCCTAAAACAATATTTTGATATAGACCTATCAACTATGTTTGCAGCCATACTTATAGTATCAATAAACACCGGAGCCTACCTATCAGAGGTTGTCCGTGGCGGTATAAATGCGGTAGATAGCGGACAATTTGAGGCTTGCAAGGCAATTGGTCTTACAAATTGGCAGGCGATGACAAATATCATCCTCCCACAAACTATAAAAACCATCCTACCATCTTTGGGCAATGAGTTTGTTATAAACATAAAGGATACATCAGTCCTAAATGTAATTTCTGTTACTGAATTATTCTTTATGTCAAAATCAGTTGCAGGATCAACCTACCAATATTTCCCAACCTACCTAATAACAGCAGTAATTTATTTAGTCCTAACCTTCACTATAACAAGGATCCTTCTACTATTAGAAAGACGTCTAAATGACAAGGACTTTATACTAGAATCATCAACAGGAGCAAAAAATGTCAATACTCACGGTAAATAA
- the murJ gene encoding murein biosynthesis integral membrane protein MurJ has protein sequence MNNTLVLMVLNLVGKLFSFFREMLFSFFYGTSAITDAFNTSTTAATLIFSVITYALSKTYIPTYNEIIKVGGKKEGDIFTNKLLNFSLFLSTAIMILGFAFAPLIVKLFAAGYDGEKLKIASLFMRAVILTIYPNIYAAIFSAYLQIKGDFLSPALPLIILNIVLAITVAVSRGNIYIMASGIFLAYLIQFILFPSQVKKNGFKRTKIKFDLDDDIKKIIKLSIPTIFSMAAVYISTIVDQSFASVVASDGGVSIINYALKILRIVSSTFIVPFQITAYPIIGKLAANGDIEGMKDVTSKSFVKIMTLFVPSLIGLMVLSRPIISFVYMRGAFSYDDMIKTADVLFFYSIYLLGPAVVDLLYLSFFSNQDTKTPTIISFIQLGINIILDFTLGMKYGLVGLALATTFSQLSAVALASFAYKRKFGHLKLSFMGKNLIKIMIAGLALGISVNFIYKLRPSNTWLLVTIFIGAIIYLLAVTLLKVYGVGEIIEKVKKKIKKEK, from the coding sequence ATGAATAACACCTTGGTTTTGATGGTTTTAAACCTGGTTGGCAAACTTTTTTCATTTTTTAGGGAGATGCTTTTCTCCTTTTTTTATGGGACAAGTGCCATCACAGATGCCTTTAATACATCAACAACAGCAGCTACCCTCATTTTTTCAGTCATAACCTATGCCCTATCCAAAACCTATATACCAACTTATAATGAAATTATAAAGGTCGGCGGTAAAAAAGAAGGAGATATATTTACAAACAAACTTCTAAATTTCTCCCTATTTTTATCAACAGCCATTATGATCTTAGGCTTTGCTTTTGCTCCCCTTATAGTCAAGCTTTTTGCAGCAGGATATGATGGAGAGAAGCTAAAAATAGCATCCCTTTTTATGAGGGCAGTCATCCTTACCATATATCCAAATATATATGCGGCAATTTTTTCTGCGTATTTGCAGATAAAGGGAGATTTTCTGAGCCCTGCCCTGCCTCTTATCATACTAAACATAGTACTAGCAATCACAGTTGCTGTATCAAGGGGCAATATCTATATCATGGCTAGCGGTATATTTTTGGCCTACCTTATCCAGTTCATCCTTTTTCCTAGCCAGGTAAAAAAGAATGGCTTTAAAAGGACAAAGATAAAATTTGACCTAGATGATGACATAAAAAAAATTATAAAACTATCCATACCTACGATTTTTTCTATGGCTGCAGTTTATATTTCAACCATAGTTGACCAGTCTTTTGCATCAGTTGTTGCAAGCGACGGCGGGGTTTCTATAATAAACTATGCCCTAAAAATCCTAAGGATAGTTTCATCTACCTTTATAGTTCCCTTTCAGATCACAGCCTATCCTATTATAGGAAAACTGGCTGCAAATGGCGATATAGAAGGCATGAAAGATGTGACAAGCAAATCCTTTGTCAAAATCATGACCCTTTTTGTCCCATCACTTATAGGCCTTATGGTTTTATCAAGACCTATCATATCCTTTGTCTATATGAGGGGGGCTTTTTCCTATGATGATATGATAAAAACAGCAGATGTCTTGTTTTTCTACTCAATCTATCTGCTAGGCCCAGCTGTAGTTGATCTTTTGTACCTGTCATTTTTCTCAAACCAGGATACAAAAACCCCAACCATAATCTCCTTTATCCAGCTAGGGATAAATATTATATTAGATTTCACCTTGGGTATGAAATATGGCCTTGTTGGTCTCGCCCTAGCTACGACCTTTAGTCAGCTATCAGCAGTAGCCTTGGCAAGCTTTGCCTACAAGAGAAAATTTGGACACCTAAAACTTTCCTTTATGGGCAAAAACTTGATAAAAATAATGATAGCAGGCCTAGCACTGGGTATTTCTGTCAATTTTATTTATAAACTTAGACCATCAAATACATGGCTCCTTGTAACCATATTTATCGGAGCTATCATATATCTTTTGGCTGTGACTTTGCTAAAAGTTTATGGTGTAGGAGAAATAATAGAAAAAGTGAAAAAGAAAATAAAAAAAGAAAAATAA
- a CDS encoding transcription repressor NadR — protein MKVNERRIEIIKILQEAKSPISGEDLAKKFDVSRQVIVKDIGVLKAEGEKIISTNRGYKLEETGRVEKIVKVIHDRDSIGDELNILVDRNITIKDVFIDHKVYGQIRKTLDLKSRNGVRIFLSKLKDDDPLLKLTAGIHYHTLLADTDEDMKKGLEILRERKYLIE, from the coding sequence ATGAAAGTAAATGAGAGAAGAATCGAAATTATAAAAATTTTACAAGAGGCAAAATCTCCTATATCGGGAGAGGATTTGGCAAAAAAATTTGATGTCTCAAGGCAAGTTATAGTCAAAGATATTGGAGTTCTAAAGGCAGAGGGAGAAAAGATCATATCTACAAATAGGGGCTATAAACTAGAAGAAACTGGTAGGGTCGAAAAAATTGTAAAAGTAATCCACGACAGAGACTCCATAGGAGATGAATTAAATATCTTGGTCGATAGAAATATAACCATCAAGGATGTTTTTATAGACCACAAGGTCTATGGTCAGATTAGAAAAACTTTGGACCTAAAATCAAGAAATGGGGTCAGGATTTTTTTATCAAAGCTAAAAGATGATGACCCTCTATTAAAACTTACAGCTGGGATCCACTACCATACGCTTTTGGCAGATACAGATGAGGATATGAAAAAAGGCCTTGAAATTTTGAGAGAAAGAAAATATCTGATAGAATAA
- a CDS encoding MFS transporter has translation MTDLKNNRLRKFGILSLALYLATNNIINGALIFMQKDLGISLGSAEFLVTLSAISTVIFILLSETITRKIGIKNCVKLGLFLVGLSGLLPLVSKTYISVFISRLILGCGIGLFNGHSANLINIFYKNDQASHLHGIRNSMEYAGQMLLLFIAGLLVKFGWNYAFIAYSLAFLILTFFSKNVEDVEVDLEKEKFKINKQIFFYILFAGFMVLNTTAISIKFPYIASKALGMDANINMLMMVLPLSGMVSGFLFGRINKILRSKTILFGIILYIITNILVGAFGSNIYIYMVSMAMTSFAQSLCTPYIFIEIARFSRSSSSRIINNLIFVGCNLGGFLASIYLNTITKILNLSSPTLAFMSFGFFYAILFAIFFYEYLSVRAYK, from the coding sequence ATGACAGATTTAAAAAATAATAGGTTGAGAAAGTTCGGGATCCTATCCCTGGCCCTCTACCTTGCTACTAACAATATAATAAATGGGGCCCTTATTTTTATGCAAAAAGATTTGGGGATAAGCCTTGGGTCAGCAGAGTTTTTGGTGACCCTGTCTGCTATAAGCACAGTTATTTTTATCCTCCTTAGCGAAACCATAACTAGAAAAATCGGCATAAAAAATTGCGTCAAACTGGGATTATTTTTGGTTGGGCTTTCCGGTCTTTTGCCCCTTGTCAGCAAAACCTACATTTCCGTTTTTATATCTAGACTTATTTTAGGATGTGGGATTGGTCTTTTTAATGGGCATTCTGCAAATCTTATCAATATTTTTTATAAAAATGATCAGGCAAGCCACTTGCACGGGATCAGAAACTCTATGGAGTATGCCGGTCAAATGCTTTTGCTTTTTATAGCAGGACTCCTAGTCAAATTTGGCTGGAACTATGCCTTTATAGCTTATTCTTTGGCCTTTTTGATCCTAACATTTTTTAGCAAAAATGTAGAGGATGTAGAAGTTGACCTTGAGAAAGAAAAATTTAAAATAAACAAGCAGATTTTCTTTTATATACTTTTTGCAGGATTTATGGTCCTAAATACTACAGCAATTTCTATAAAGTTTCCTTATATAGCAAGCAAGGCTTTGGGCATGGATGCAAATATAAATATGCTCATGATGGTTTTGCCCCTATCTGGGATGGTGTCTGGCTTTTTGTTTGGCAGGATAAATAAGATCCTCAGGTCAAAAACCATACTATTTGGAATCATCCTTTATATAATTACAAATATATTAGTTGGCGCTTTTGGATCAAACATCTATATTTATATGGTATCAATGGCTATGACCTCCTTTGCCCAATCCTTGTGTACTCCCTATATTTTTATAGAGATAGCTAGGTTTTCTAGGTCATCATCTTCTAGGATTATAAACAATCTTATCTTTGTTGGTTGCAACCTAGGCGGATTTTTGGCAAGTATCTACCTAAATACCATAACAAAAATCCTAAACCTAAGCTCTCCAACCCTGGCCTTCATGTCATTTGGATTTTTCTATGCAATCTTATTTGCAATATTTTTCTATGAATACCTAAGTGTAAGGGCCTATAAATAA
- a CDS encoding Mrp/NBP35 family ATP-binding protein, with protein sequence MENKNINFDQFKIKTKEGTEIGKIIAVMSGKGGVGKSSVASQLANNLRAKGHKVGLLDADITGPSIAEAYGINDPVMAKEDGSLLPAESENGIKIMSTNMILPKKTDPVIWRASIVTSVLKQFYTDVDWGKLDYLVIDMPPGTGDVPLTVFQSLPIDGVVAVATPQGLVEMVVEKSLKMAKMMGKKIYAIVENMSYFECPDCGSKHEIFGKSNIEEVASRYGVDTLVRLPINPQIAEKIDQGLASHIENDLLEPVVEKIEG encoded by the coding sequence ATGGAAAATAAAAATATAAATTTTGATCAATTTAAGATAAAAACTAAAGAAGGCACTGAGATAGGAAAAATCATTGCCGTCATGTCAGGCAAGGGTGGGGTTGGTAAATCATCTGTAGCAAGCCAGCTTGCTAACAACCTAAGGGCCAAGGGTCACAAGGTTGGACTACTAGATGCTGATATCACAGGTCCATCAATAGCCGAAGCCTATGGGATAAATGATCCTGTTATGGCTAAAGAAGATGGATCTCTTCTGCCAGCTGAGTCAGAAAATGGGATAAAAATTATGTCAACCAATATGATTTTGCCAAAGAAAACTGACCCAGTTATTTGGAGGGCATCTATAGTCACTTCTGTTTTGAAACAATTTTATACAGATGTAGACTGGGGCAAGCTTGATTATCTTGTTATAGATATGCCACCAGGAACAGGCGATGTGCCTTTAACAGTATTTCAATCCCTACCTATAGATGGGGTTGTGGCAGTAGCTACTCCTCAGGGCCTAGTTGAAATGGTAGTAGAAAAATCTCTAAAAATGGCAAAAATGATGGGCAAAAAGATCTATGCCATAGTTGAAAATATGTCATACTTTGAGTGCCCAGATTGCGGTAGCAAACATGAGATTTTTGGCAAATCCAATATAGAAGAAGTAGCTAGTAGGTATGGAGTAGACACACTTGTAAGGCTTCCAATAAATCCACAAATAGCAGAAAAAATCGACCAAGGTTTGGCAAGTCACATAGAAAATGACCTCCTAGAACCAGTTGTAGAAAAAATCGAGGGATAA